The genomic window AGACGAAATGGTGACTTTTCATCCTGAACCACCAGAATACAACCATGTTTTGGTAGTTGACCCAGAAGCACGAACATCTCATTGGCGACCAAAGGCTGAAGTAAATATTGATGCAGCCAGATTAATTGAGTATTTGCCTATTATTCCAAATAAGCTTGAAAAGAAATCTGACTATAGCTCTGTAGGATTTAGCTTGCCAGTTCTGTACTACAAAATACCTTGGGTCTTTAGTGAAACTTCTGGATGGCGATGGGAGAAAACTTACTTTGGGTTGGTACGCGATGTTGTATGGCTATCTGAGACTGGTTCAGACGTAGTGAGAATGACCCAAATAGTTTTCAATGCACCGCGAAATTTAGCTGGAGCTAGTAGTAGATGGGTAATGGATGGCAAGTTTTTAATATTTGAACCGCCAGCGTACATAGATCGCCGCGTCATCGTACTCGGTCCCTTTGGGACTTCACAAACCACTCAATCTCAACTAATAGATAAAAATAAATAGGAAGAATTTATGCAAAACTACAAGAACCTATCCCAGTAATAAAATTCTGTTAATCCAAATGTGAATTGTTGCAAGGGAAATAAAAGCATTAAAGCAGGCAGAAATTCTTTCCCATCGAACAACAAGTCTACGGTATTTCCGTTGAAACCATGCAAAGCAGCGCTCTTGTTGAAAACGAGGGACTGACATTTTTATGGGTCTACCTCGATTTCTTTTAGTTTTCCAGGCTCGCTTCGGCAACTGCGGTCTAATACCACGTTTGCGTAAAGCCGCACGCAAATCTTTGGAGTCATAGCCTTTGTCCCCAGCCAGCACTTTGACCCGTTTACGGGGTCTGCCAGGAGAATTAGTTTTGACAGTAACGCTATTCAATAGCGGCATCACTTGTTCTCTTTCACTACCATTAGCTGCGGTCGTGCAATTAGCCAGAGGCATACCATTACCGTCGGTCAAAGTATGAATTAAAATTCCTTTGCCCTTATAGCCATAAGCAACGTCCTCACCTCCTCCTTTCCCAGGGGGAAAAAGAGCCATCGACCGCACCATGACTCCAGTTAATTAATCCTTTTTCCGAGGCGATGCCTAATATCCTTGCTTGTAGTCGCTCTAGCGTTCCATCTGCTTGCCAGCTTTTTAGCCATCGGTGGGCTGAACTTTTTGATGCCCAAACTTCTCCCTTCGGTACATCGCACCAACGGCAGCCCGTAATCAATTGCCTTCATTAAGGTGTTGATTACATGACGGAAAGGCGCATGGGGCATTCCCCGTCCCCGTTTTTCTCCTTTCTCGCCGATCACATCCTCAAACAACTTCCATTCTAGATCGCTTAATCCCTCAAATCTTCCCGCCATATTCTGTAGGACTTAATCACTCTGACAATTAGATTATCACCTTTTGACCTTAGTGGGATAGATTCAAACGTTTAGGATTACTGCTAGTTTTATTTGTAGCAGCAGTAGCGCCAGTGGTAGCTCAATCTACTAGCCCATCTCCAAACTCACAACCAGAGCCACTCAAATTTGATTTGCTTGCTCAAGTAAATCGCACTCACCTACTGACTCCTACACTTCCAACAGTTACGGATACTATCAATATCGATGATGCTGATGAAGTAAACATTGGTTTTGGCAGCCCTTCCAAGACTCTGAAAATAGAGCTAATCTCTCCTAGTGGTCAGCGTTTTTCTAGCGGCAATATTAATACTGGTGGGGTTAAAAGCCGCATCTTTCCAGATCCGAATGATCCAAGCACTACAGGTTTAAATTATATATTTGTGCTAACTCGACCTCAAGCCGGAAAGTGGACTTACATCATTGCTGATACAGTCCCTCTAACCAAAAATCGCGGCGTACTAATGGATATGTTTTCCAGTAGTCTTGTCCGCGCTGGGATGTTGAGTACCTATTTCAACAATCGAGCAAACAGTGATGTTTATCTATCTTTAACCGTTGCAGACGATCAAAACATTCTCAAAAATCCATCCATTAAAGCTACAGTAGCGAAAGTTGATGACTCTAACTTTTCAGAAGCTACGGTAAACTTTCTTGATGATGGTGCTAATGGTGATGCAACGGCTGGTGATGGTTTATTTACTGCCTCATTCAAATCCCAAGTTTCGGGGGAGTTTCAAGCTTTTGCAGATATAACGGGAACAACATCAAGGGGTACTGCTTTTCAACGCAACGCTTACACTGCTTTTAAAGTTAACCCAGACCTAGCGCATTTTTTAGGTTCTTTTACTAATCGCGGTATCGATACAGATGGAGACGGATTATTTAATCAAATAGGTATTTCTCCAACTGTTCAAGTGCTAGAAGCTGGAAAGTATGATGTCCAAATGACGCTTACGGCTAGTAATGGCGAATCAATCACCGCCCACAAATTATTCGATTTACCTACAGGTAATGTTACTCCAGAGGTGACATTCAACTCAGAAGATGTTAAAAATTTCCTCAAAGTCAATGGTGCTTATGTAGTTAGTAAGGCATTTATATTTAGTTACAACGATCTGGCTATATCTGTCGATCGCGCCTACAACCTAGGTAACACCGAACCCTACCAAATAGCACAGTTACAGCGCGAAGCAATCGAAGCCTCTGGTACTGGTAGCGCCGTTGGTATAGATACAAATAGCAATGGTAAGTTTGATTATCTTGATGTCACTATTTCTACAAATCTCCTCAAGGATGGTGACTACAACTGGAGCGCTCGTCTAGTAGATCAAAACGACAATCAAATTGCTCTAGCCTCTGGCAGTGATTTTTTAAGTGCGGGTAATGCTAGTGTCAAACTACGATTTAACGGTGCAGCTATTGGCAATAGTAAAGCCAACAGTCCCTACTATGTCAAAAACTTAATTGTCTATGGTGGGGGTCAATCCTTAAGAGCAAGCGACGCATTAACAATTCAAAACTTCACCGCTTCGCAATTTGAAGGGTTTGTTTCTCCTGATAATGAACCACCAAAGCTAAGTGTAAGCGTCACTCCAAATACACTTTATCCGCCCAATCATCAAATGGTCGAAATTAAAGTCAATACTACTGTCAGCGATAATATCGATCCCAACCCCACCGTCAGTTTGCTATCGATTACTAGCAATGAAGGACAAAACGTTAGAGGGGATGGTAATACATCAACAGATATCCAAACTAAGCCTAACGGACAGGTATTTTTACGCGCCGAACGTTCGGGGACAGGTACAGGGCGAATTTATACGTTAACTTATCAAGCTACCGATGCGGCAGGCAATATTAGCCAAGCTACGGCGGAAGTTAAAGTGCCACACAATAAAGGTAAATAGAGGTTCTAACTATACTTTTTTAGCAAAATGATAAATAAATAGCAACGAGAAATACAATAGACGCGTAAAATAGTCAAGATTTGCCTATTCGTACTACGAATTAACTACTATGCCCCGTCGTGACGACCTCCATAAAATTTTGCTGCTTGGCTCTGGGCCAATCGTAATTGGACAAGCCTGCGAATTTGACTATTCCGGGACTCAAGCTTGTATTGCACTCCGAGAAGAAGGTTATGAGGTGGTACTCGTCAATTCCAACCCTGCCACCATTATGACCGACCCGGAAACCGCCGATCGCACTTACATCGAGCCACTAACACCGGAATTAGTCGAAAAGGTAATAGCTAAAGAACGTCCCGATGCTTTATTACCAACAATGGGCGGACAAACGGCTCTCAATATAGCTGTATCTCTAGCAAAAAGCGGCGCGTTGGAGAAGTACGGCGTAGAGTTAATTGGCGCAAAGTTGCCAGCCATTGAAAAAGCTGAAGACCGACAATTATTTAAAGAAGCAATGGATCGCATTGGGGTAGCGATGTGTCCCTGCGGTACAGCTTCAACGGTAGAAGAATCAAAAGCCGTAGCCCGCACTATTGGCTCTTACCCGTTAATTATTCGTCCAGCCTTCACAATGGGCGGTAGTGGAGGTGGTATTGCCTACAATCAAGAAGAATTTGAAGAAATGGCGCAAGTAGGCATTGATGCAAGTCCCGTTTCGCAAATTTTGATCGATAAATCTTTGCTCGGTTGGAAAGAGTACGAACTAGAAGTAATGCGCGATTTGGCAGATAACGTTGTAATTATCTGCTCCATTGAAAACCTCGACCCAATGGGCATTCATACCGGAGACTCTATAACCGTTGCTCCGGCTCAAACGCTTACAGACAAAGAATATCAGCGTTTGCGAGATGCGGCAATTAAAATTATCCGCGAAATTGGCGTAGAAACGGGCGGCTCTAATATTCAATTTGCGATTAATCCAGTAAATGGCGATTTCATTGTCATTGAAATGAACCCCCGCGTCTCACGTTCTTCGGCTTTAGCTTCTAAAGCTACAGGTTTCCCCATTGCTAAATTTGCGGCAAAGTTGGCGGTAGGCTACACCTTAGACGAAATTACTAACGACATTACCAAAAAAACCCCCGCATCTTTTGAACCAACCATTGACTATGTAGTTACAAAAATTCCCCGGTTTGCTTTTGAAAAATTCCCCGGTTCTGAACCCGTGCTAACTACGCAAATGAAGTCTGTAGGCGAAGCAATGGCAATTGGACGCACCTTTAACGAGTCCTTTCAAAAAGCTTTGCGGAGTTTGGAAACTGGACGCGCTGGTTGGGGTTGCGATATTAAAGAAAAATTACCCAGTGGGGAGCATATTCGCCCGCAATTACGGACTCCTAACCCAGAGCGGATTTTTGCCGTGCGTCAAGCAATGCTCCTAGGAATGTCTGTACAGGAGATTTACGAACTAACAGGTATCGATCCTTGGTTTTTGGACAAGATGCAGATTTTGATCGAAACGGAAAAGTTTATCAAAAAAACGCCGTTAAATCAGTTGACTAAGGCGCAAATGTATAATGTTAAACGGGAAGGATTTAGCGATCGCCAAATAGCTTTTGCCACTAAAACCACTGAAGACGAAGTAAGAACTTATCGCAAGCAGTTGGGGGTTATTCCTGTTTATAAAACTGTAGATACTTGCGCGGCTGAATTTGAAGCTTTTACTCCTTACCATTACTCTACCTATGAGGAAGAATCGGAAGTTAGACCCACCGATAAGCCGAAAGTAATGATTTTAGGCGGTGGGCCAAATCGGATTGGACAGGGAATTGAGTTTGATTATTGTTGCTGTCACGCCAGTTACGCCCTTAAAGCGGCGGGATTTGAGACAATTATGGTCAACTCCAACCCCGAAACAGTATCAACAGATTACGATACAAGCGATCGCTTATATTTTGAGCCGCTAACTTTAGAAGATGTCCTCAATGTCATCGAAACAGAAAACCCCATCGGGATCATTGTCCAATTTGGCGGTCAAACTCCCTTAAAACTTGCTTTACCATTGCAAAGATACTTGGCTGCAAATAGTGACACCTTATCCACAACTAAAATTTGGGGAACTTCTCCCGACTCTATCGACACTGCCGAAGATCGGGAACGGTTTGATCAGATTCTTAACGAGCTAAATATTGCTCAACCAGCCAATGGTATCGCCCGTAATTTTGATGATGCTTTAATTGTGGCGGGAAAAATCGGTTATCCCGTAGTTGTGCGTCCTAGCTACGTTTTGGGAGGACGAGCAATGGAAATTGTTTACTCCGACGCAGACTTAGAGCGCTACATGGCTTATGCCGTAAAAGTAGAACCCGACCATCCGATTTTAATTGATAAGTTTTTAGAAAATGCTATTGAAGTCGATGTAGATGCGATCGCCGACCATACAGGAAAAGTTGTGATTGGCGGCATTATGGAACATATCGAGCAAGCTGGGATTCACTCCGGCGACTCGGCTTGTTCTTTACCTACAATCTCTTTGCCGACGGCGGTTTTAGACAAAATTCGTACCTGGACAACGCAACTAGCTAAAGCCTTAAATGTCATCGGTTTAATGAATATTCAGTTTGCGGTTGTCAACGCCCACAGCTACAACCCCCAAGTCTACATTATTGAGGCAAATCCCCGCGCTTCGCGGACTGTACCCTTTGTCTCAAAAACAACGGGCGTACCCTTAGCAAAACTCGCCTCCTTAGTCATGTCGGGTAAAACCTTAGAATCCCTCAACTTTACGAGCGAGCCTACCCCTACCCATATTGCTGTTAAAGAAGCCGTTTTACCCTTTAATAAGTTTCCAGGGACAGATACAATTTTAGGCCCAGAGATGCGCTCTACCGGGGAAGTAATGGGCATTGATAGCGATTTTGGACGGGCATTTGCTAAAGGCGAATTAGGCGCAGGACAGGTACTCCCATTAAGCGGAACGTTATTTGTCTCCATGAGCGATCGCGACAAAGTTTTAGTAGTTCCAGTCATCAAAGAATTTATCGAACTAGGCTTTCACATTTTAGCCACCGATGGAACGCGCCGTGTCTTGCAAGAGCATGGCTTAAAAGAAGTTGAATTAGTGCTAAAACTCCATGAAGGTCGCCCCCATGTCTTGGATGCGATGAAAAATCACAACATTCAACTG from Synechocystis sp. PCC 7509 includes these protein-coding regions:
- a CDS encoding transposase, encoding MALFPPGKGGGEDVAYGYKGKGILIHTLTDGNGMPLANCTTAANGSEREQVMPLLNSVTVKTNSPGRPRKRVKVLAGDKGYDSKDLRAALRKRGIRPQLPKRAWKTKRNRGRPIKMSVPRFQQERCFAWFQRKYRRLVVRWERISACFNAFISLATIHIWINRILLLG
- a CDS encoding choice-of-anchor X domain-containing protein translates to MVAQSTSPSPNSQPEPLKFDLLAQVNRTHLLTPTLPTVTDTINIDDADEVNIGFGSPSKTLKIELISPSGQRFSSGNINTGGVKSRIFPDPNDPSTTGLNYIFVLTRPQAGKWTYIIADTVPLTKNRGVLMDMFSSSLVRAGMLSTYFNNRANSDVYLSLTVADDQNILKNPSIKATVAKVDDSNFSEATVNFLDDGANGDATAGDGLFTASFKSQVSGEFQAFADITGTTSRGTAFQRNAYTAFKVNPDLAHFLGSFTNRGIDTDGDGLFNQIGISPTVQVLEAGKYDVQMTLTASNGESITAHKLFDLPTGNVTPEVTFNSEDVKNFLKVNGAYVVSKAFIFSYNDLAISVDRAYNLGNTEPYQIAQLQREAIEASGTGSAVGIDTNSNGKFDYLDVTISTNLLKDGDYNWSARLVDQNDNQIALASGSDFLSAGNASVKLRFNGAAIGNSKANSPYYVKNLIVYGGGQSLRASDALTIQNFTASQFEGFVSPDNEPPKLSVSVTPNTLYPPNHQMVEIKVNTTVSDNIDPNPTVSLLSITSNEGQNVRGDGNTSTDIQTKPNGQVFLRAERSGTGTGRIYTLTYQATDAAGNISQATAEVKVPHNKGK
- the carB gene encoding carbamoyl-phosphate synthase large subunit, which encodes MPRRDDLHKILLLGSGPIVIGQACEFDYSGTQACIALREEGYEVVLVNSNPATIMTDPETADRTYIEPLTPELVEKVIAKERPDALLPTMGGQTALNIAVSLAKSGALEKYGVELIGAKLPAIEKAEDRQLFKEAMDRIGVAMCPCGTASTVEESKAVARTIGSYPLIIRPAFTMGGSGGGIAYNQEEFEEMAQVGIDASPVSQILIDKSLLGWKEYELEVMRDLADNVVIICSIENLDPMGIHTGDSITVAPAQTLTDKEYQRLRDAAIKIIREIGVETGGSNIQFAINPVNGDFIVIEMNPRVSRSSALASKATGFPIAKFAAKLAVGYTLDEITNDITKKTPASFEPTIDYVVTKIPRFAFEKFPGSEPVLTTQMKSVGEAMAIGRTFNESFQKALRSLETGRAGWGCDIKEKLPSGEHIRPQLRTPNPERIFAVRQAMLLGMSVQEIYELTGIDPWFLDKMQILIETEKFIKKTPLNQLTKAQMYNVKREGFSDRQIAFATKTTEDEVRTYRKQLGVIPVYKTVDTCAAEFEAFTPYHYSTYEEESEVRPTDKPKVMILGGGPNRIGQGIEFDYCCCHASYALKAAGFETIMVNSNPETVSTDYDTSDRLYFEPLTLEDVLNVIETENPIGIIVQFGGQTPLKLALPLQRYLAANSDTLSTTKIWGTSPDSIDTAEDRERFDQILNELNIAQPANGIARNFDDALIVAGKIGYPVVVRPSYVLGGRAMEIVYSDADLERYMAYAVKVEPDHPILIDKFLENAIEVDVDAIADHTGKVVIGGIMEHIEQAGIHSGDSACSLPTISLPTAVLDKIRTWTTQLAKALNVIGLMNIQFAVVNAHSYNPQVYIIEANPRASRTVPFVSKTTGVPLAKLASLVMSGKTLESLNFTSEPTPTHIAVKEAVLPFNKFPGTDTILGPEMRSTGEVMGIDSDFGRAFAKGELGAGQVLPLSGTLFVSMSDRDKVLVVPVIKEFIELGFHILATDGTRRVLQEHGLKEVELVLKLHEGRPHVLDAMKNHNIQLIINTPSGEEAQTDARLIRRTAITYKIPIITTIAGAKATAAAIRSMQTTPLDVKALQDYLQPNIAAAV